Sequence from the Merismopedia glauca CCAP 1448/3 genome:
GCAGGTCTTTCTATTTTCTTTCTAATTGAAGTGACAACTTCGTCAATATTTGCTTCATTAATCGGCAGGCATTTAGTGGCTGGGAAAATCGCTTTACCGTGTTTTCTAAATAATTGAACGCGAGATGAATTGCTAATTATTCCCCATTGGACTGTTTGGCAATTAGGTGCAAGTAAATACGTTTTCAATTGATGAACTGCATTTTTATAATCAGCATAGTTCGGCGCAAAATTGCAATTCTTACCTTTAAATTCTAGAATAATATAAGGACGAGATTCGGTTTCTAAAAAAATATCGTTAGGGGTATTTTTTCTAGCAGCTTTATCTACAATTCCTTGACCTGTATTAAATTGTGGCACAACTTCATTAGATGTAAACCCCAAAGCTTCTAAAAAGGGAGGTATAAAAATTTCGTTAATAACCGCTTCTGATGCATGTTCTGGTAGCTTTCGCAAAGCGGGTACGAGACTCGATATTGTCATCGTCATTGTTTAAAGTGGTTTCTCATAACATCCGACTTTAGTATACCCAGGTAGAAAGGTGACCTATCTATTATTTAGAAAATTAAGTCTAGTTTTTGATAATTAAGAGCGCCAAATTCGGGTAGATAGAGATAATATGGTACTGGTTCTGTTGGATAGAATTATAGATAAGAGTTAGGCGATCACTTTAACTCTCTAACTTCAGTACGCAAGTGGCGAATATGATGATTTGCCCATAAAATACCTTAAAACTCCTATATATGGAAATTAGAGCCGAAAAACCTGAAGATGTGGCAACAATCCGTCAAGTTAATATTGCAGCTTTTGAACGAGAAAACGAAGCAAATCTAGTTGATAAGCTGAGAAAGGTGACATCTACATTTTCTTTTGTCGCAGTTCAAGATGATAGCGTTGTAGCTCATATTTTCTTTAGTCCTGTTTCATTTGTAGGTAAGTGTTCTAGGGATGTCTTTCTGCTTGGATTAGCGCCATTAGCAGTGTTACCTAAATATCAAAGACAAGGGATTGGCTCTTTGCTGGTGCAATATACTTTAAAGGAGTGCGATCGCGCTGGTTGTAATGCTGTAGTAGTGCTAGGTCATCCAGCGTA
This genomic interval carries:
- a CDS encoding GNAT family N-acetyltransferase, whose amino-acid sequence is MEIRAEKPEDVATIRQVNIAAFERENEANLVDKLRKVTSTFSFVAVQDDSVVAHIFFSPVSFVGKCSRDVFLLGLAPLAVLPKYQRQGIGSLLVQYTLKECDRAGCNAVVVLGHPAYYPRFGFIPAREKGLGCEYSVPDEAFMVLELSHEALKDCSGIVKYRPEFMSV